A genomic stretch from Helianthus annuus cultivar XRQ/B chromosome 1, HanXRQr2.0-SUNRISE, whole genome shotgun sequence includes:
- the LOC110941996 gene encoding mannan endo-1,4-beta-mannosidase 6 → MDIHTTILLLSILLVYNLNNTNCLTLGLNEDHVSNTMLDKTTHHFSNHRIGYDDDGDDMGRMDDGDEDEPWTMVQKSGKQFAVNDQPFYVNGFNTYWLMVFAVDASTRGKVTELFQQASGVGMTVCRTWAFNDGQWRALQKKPSVYDEDVFKALDFVVSEAKKFKIRLILSLTNNWDSYGGKPQYVRWGKEAGLNLTNDDDFFSHPTLKDYYKAHIKTVLNRVNTITNITYKDDPTIFAWELINEARCTSDPSGDKLQEWIEEMAYYVKTVDPKHLVEIGLEGFYGPSTPNKVPINPNTYCQQVGTDFIRNHQVLGVDFASVHIYADSWISPPISDTHITFTKSWMQSHIDDAEKYLGMPVIFSEFGVSAKDPGFNTSFRDSLISTVYNTLLDSARKGGSGSGSLLWQVFPDGTEYMDDGYAIILSKSPSTTKIISRHSTRLTLFNSLCNWKCRWGCKKRHGFDEFDYHAEL, encoded by the exons ATGGATATCCATACAACAATCTTGTTATTGTCTATCCTTTTAGTTTACAATCTTAACAACACCAACTGTTTAACACTTGGTCTCAATGAAGATCATGTTTCCAACACAATGCTCGATAAAACCACGCACCATTTCTCTAACCATAG GATTGGctatgatgatgatggtgatgatatgGGTCGGATGGACGACGGAGATGAAGATGAGCCGTGGACAATGGTGCAGAAGAGTGGGAAACAATTTGCGGTGAATGACCAGCCGTTTTATGTAAACGGGTTCAACACTTACTGGCTGATGGTGTTTGCTGTGGACGCGTCTACACGAGGGAAAGTCACTGAGTTGTTTCAACAAGCGTCGGGTGTGGGAATGACAGTGTGTCGAACGTGGGCTTTTAACGATGGTCAGTGGCGCGCTCTTCAGAAAAAACCGTCTGTTTATGATGAAGATGTCTTCAAGGCCTTAGATTTTGTGGTGAGTGAAGCAAAGAAATTCAAGATCAGACTTATACTGTCATTGACAAATAACTGGGATTCTTATGGTGGCAAACCTCAATATGTGAGATGGGGAAAAGAAGCTGGATTAAATTTGACTAATGATGATGATTTCTTCTCTCACCCAACTCTTAAAGATTACTATAAGGCCCATATTAAG ACTGTGTTGAATAGAGTGAATACCATAACAAACATAACCTACAAAGATGATCCAACTATTTTTGCATGGGAGTTGATTAACGAGGCCAGATGTACGTCGGATCCTTCAGGGGATAAACTACAG GAATGGATAGAAGAAATGGCGTATTACGTGAAAACAGTCGATCCGAAGCATCTAGTGGAGATCGGTCTTGAAGGATTCTACGGTCCTTCGACACCTAACAAGGTTCCAATCAATCCAAATACGTATTGTCAACAAGTGGGAACTGATTTCATCAGAAACCATCAAGTTCTTGGTGTTGATTTCGCTTCGGTTCATATTTACGCTGACTCTTG GATTTCACCGCCAATATCCGATACCCATATCACGTTCACCAAGTCATGGATGCAATCACACATCGACGATGCAGAGAAATACCTCGGAATGCCAGTGATTTTCAGCGAGTTTGGTGTATCCGCAAAAGACCCGGGCTTCAATACATCGTTTAGGGACAGCTTGATAAGCACGGTGTACAACACGCTATTGGATTCCGCAAGAAAAGGAGGGAGCGGAAGTGGGAGCCTTTTATGGCAAGTGTTTCCGGATGGAACGGAATATATGGATGATGGGTATGCAATTATTCTTTCGAAATCACCGTCAACTACGAAGATTATATCTCGACACTCAACAAGGCTTACGCTTTTCAATTCCTTGTGTAACTGGAAATGCCGTTGGGGTTGCAAGAAGAGACATGGATTTGATGAGTTCGACTACCATGCTGAGCTTTAA
- the LOC110941957 gene encoding M protein, serotype 24, whose product MEHEKKKKQKKKKNKQGKTNASAGVGESTSQNNNHANVANPNHQNLNSDNSDVPKSVADSDRESISGTETSRSVEAEKSYWLNREASLEQKIRELQEQLDMHAQREVDLDRIISLSQKERNLWHHKEAELEAIISQLQTEKHSWLQKEMCFEEKRIQMEAEKVHLEEKEISATETIASMKKDNAKLQAQVIELETSIKNISRQNEQLKEHVSDLQSKIQDLENSVATHLSSERTKHATEYEDMNSRWESAQALVAKLLSENEKLVEKADALKTELDQKTATTQSSSLIKPDDPIVKNPKAADMDETSAPETGPIPSSAEKPDTVSNVGPLSGSKEGMPSDKLVYHMNSRGSDLNQISQGSMESGEIVQISLTENDATSATSVTENSDVVPLTDAPLIGAPFRLISFVARYVSGADLVQK is encoded by the exons ATGGAGCATGAAAAGAAgaagaaacagaagaaaaagaagaataaGCAGGGAAAGACAAATGCATCTGCTGGAGTTGGGGAATCGACTTCACAAAATAACAATCATGCAAATGTGGCAAATCCAAATCATCAGAACCTGAATTCCGATAATTCAGATGTCCCAAAATCAGTTGCGGATTCAGATAGAGAGTCCATTAGTGGAACTGAAACA TCTCGTTCAGTTGAGGCTGAGAAGTCCTATTGGTTAAACAGAGAG GCTTCCCTAGAACAAAAAATCAGAGAATTGCAAGAGCAGTTGGACATGCACGCACAACGGGAG GTTGATCTTGACAGAATTATTTCACTGTCACAGAAAGAAAGAAACTTATGGCATCATAAAGAG GCTGAGCTCGAGGCAATAATTTCACAGTTACAAACTGAAAAACACTCTTGGCTTCAAAAAGAG ATGTGCTTTGAAGAAAAACGTATCCAGATGGAAGCTGAAAAGGTTCACTTGGAAGAAAAAGAG ATCTCTGCAACCGAAACAATAGCATCTATGAAAAAGGACAATGCAAAACTACAAGCACAG GTGATTGAGCTGGAAACGTCTATAAAGAATATTTCCCGCCAAAATGAGCAGTTGAAAGAACATGTTTCTGATCTTCAGTCTAAGATTCAGGATCTTGAGAATTCTGTAGCAACCCATTTATCTTCTGAAAGGACGAAG CACGCTACTGAATACGAGGACATGAATTCGCGGTGGGAATCTGCACAAGCGCTCGTTGCAAAATTGCTTTCTGAAAACGAGAAGTTAGTTGAGAAG GCCGACGCCTTAAAAACCGAGCTTGACCAAAAGACCGCAACAACCCAATCATCGTCGCTTATTAAACCCGACGATCCGATAGTCAAAAATCCGAAAGCTGCTGACATGGATGAAACGTCAGCTCCTGAAACTGGTCCGATTCCATCATCAGCCGAAAAACCAGACACAGTCAGCAATGTGGGCCCGCTATCTGGATCCAAAGAAGGAATGCCGTCAGATAAACTTGTGTATCATATGAATTCACGGGGTTCTGATTTGAATCAAATTTCTCAAGGAAGCATGGAGTCTGGAGAAATAgtgcagatttcgttaaccgAGAATGATGCCACATCAGCAACCTCTGTTACCGAGAACTCCGACGTGGTGCCTCTAACAGACGCTCCTCTCATTGGTGCTCCATTCAGGTTGATATCGTTTGTTGCGAGATACGTGAGTGGGGCCGACTTGGTTCAGAAGTGA
- the LOC110941951 gene encoding integrator complex subunit 6 homolog, giving the protein MSRNSSKHSFIGRNVHTNGIHNAPVTGLLSHRRVMSLTNTEDFSSTVDLFSRNRRTLSVADESDFEVRLERLSAGTTKPAKSVLDDLLSSNEGGKHDYDWLLTPPETPSVTSSNGKEYQPKSVAPRRNGSARSGSTNRTSRLSASQSESNHLSRPARSSSVTRSSISTTQNTNRNSNILNTSSASVSSYHTNRNSNILNTSSASVSSYIRSSTPTNRSPSATRPSTRTTPSRSPPSFTTTSIDRTIRPSTPTPRPQSPTVRPASRPSTPTRRNPKPSNSVSPSLNNRSVGPASRPSSPVSRVRAPPQPINLPDFPNETPPNLRTSLPERPVSAGRSRPGVALTVKGNVENTNTRRPSSPIVARGRLAEPSGRGRLHANGHVVESPTRKPTKLLNSESGTGFGRSISKKSLDMAIKHMDIRSGGTRPLSGSTLFPHSIRSNHGSSASNNVNSKNGTFNNGFSDNRVKPVSVEHKSPYSSKLTHVDVYESLRYDSILLKEDLKNASWLHSADEKSDQSPLFDNGFEPLPEPFAPL; this is encoded by the exons ATGAGTCGAAATTCATCCAAACACTCATTCATCGGTCGAAATGTTCACACTAACGGTATTCACAATGCTCCGGTCACCGGATTATTATCTCACCGGAGAGTCATGAGTTTAACAAACACAGAGGATTTCAGCAGCACCGTAGATCTTTTCTCGCGTAATCGCCGTACTCTCTCCGTCGCCGATGAATCCGACT TTGAGGTGAGATTGGAACGCCTTTCGGCTGGAACAACAAAACCTGCGAAAAGTGTGTTAGATGATCTGCTTTCGTCTAATGAAGGGGGAAAGCATGACTATGACTG GCTATTGACTCCACCCGAAACACCTTCAGTTACTTCTTCAAATGGAAAagaatatcaaccaaaatcagtTGCTCCAAGAAGAAATGGTTCAGCTAGATCAGGCTCTACAAATAGAACCTCAAGG CTTTCTGCTTCTCAATCTGAGAGTAACCATCTTTCAAGACCAGCAAGAAGCAGTTCAGTAACTCGCTCATCGATCTCAACCACCCAAAACACAAACAGAAACTCTAATATTCTTAACACCAGCTCTGCTTCCGTCTCTTCTTACCACACAAACAGAAACTCTAATATTCTTAACACCAGCTCTGCTTCCGTCTCTTCTTACATAAGATCATCCACCCCAACTAACCGCTCACCATCAGCCACCAGACCCTCCACCCGTACAACTCCGTCCAGAAGCCCCCCATCCTTCACCACCACTTCCATCGATAGAACCATTAGACCATCAACTCCTACTCCTCGTCCCCAATCACCTACAGTCCGGCCAGCTTCTAGACCATCAACTCCAACGCGTAGGAACCCAAAACCTTCCAATTCTGTTTCTCCATCTCTTAACAACCGGAGTGTGGGACCCGCATCAAGGCCAAGCTCTCCTGTCTCACGTGTCCGGGCCCCGCCCCAGCCCATCAATCTTCCTGATTTTCCAAACGAAACACCACCAAATCTTAGAACAAGTTTGCCAGAAAGGCCTGTGTCTGCTGGTAGGTCCAGGCCAGGTGTAGCCTTAACTGTGAAGGGAAATGTAGAGAATACAAACACAAGGAGACCGTCATCGCCCATTGTTGCTAGGGGAAGGCTTGCAGAACCATCCGGACGGGGACGGTTGCATGCTAACGGGCATGTGGTTGAATCACCTACAAGAAAACCGACAAAGTTGTTGAATTCGGAGAGTGGTACCGGGTTTGGGAGAAGCATCTCAAAGAAATCACTTGACATGGCCATAAAACACATG GATATAAGAAGCGGAGGCACACGTCCACTTTCTGGATCAACGCTCTTTCCTCACAGCATTCGATCTAATCATGGTTCAAGTGCAAGCAACAATGTCAACTCCAAAAATGGAACTTTTAATAACGGTTTTTCAGATAACAGAGTGAAACCCGTGAGCGTAGAACATAAAAGTCCGTATTCTTCTAAACTAACACATGTAGACGTATACGAGAGCTTGAGGTACGACTCGATTTTACTAAAAGAAGACTTGAAGAACGCAAGTTGGTTGCACAGTGCAGATGAAAAGAGCGATCAAAGTCCGTTGTTTGATAATGGATTTGAGCCACTCCCTGAACCTTTTGCTCCCTTGTGA
- the LOC110941971 gene encoding thioredoxin H-type — MGHCFSSPRADEDETNSHAQLAGGNVTLITTKNAWDQKLAEAKTQGKIVIGNFSATWCGPCKSMAPYYIELSEKYPSLMFLTVDVDELTDFSTQLDVKATPTFFFFKDGQQIDKLVGANKPELQKKITAIVDSQATINP; from the exons ATGGGGCATTGCTTCTCTTCG CCTCGGGCTGATGAAGACGAGACCAACAGTCATGCTCAGCTTGCGGGAGGTAACGTGACTCTCATCACTACCAAGAACGCTTGGGATCAAAAACTGGCAGAAGCAAAGACTCAAGGCAAAATA GTGATTGGCAACTTCAGTGCAACTTGGTGTGGTCCATGCAAATCAATGGCACCTTACTACATTGAGCTATCAGAGAAGTATCCTTCTCTTATGTTTCTGACCGTAGACGTTGACGAATTAACG GATTTTAGCACACAACTGGATGTAAAAGCTACTCCAACATTCTTCTTCTTTAAAGATGGTCAACAAATTGATAAACTTGTGGGAGCCAACAAGCCTGAACTGCAGAAAAAGATAACCGCCATTGTTGATTCACAAGCAACCATAAATCCATAA